In Toxoplasma gondii ME49 chromosome V, whole genome shotgun sequence, the DNA window CAAAGGCTCGTGGTGTCGCCTTCAGCGCCTCTCACAGCTCAAATTGCTCACCGACACCATCTCAGCGCCGTCGGCGTAAATCCTGACCGTAGTCTGACTCCAGTAGAACCGCTGCAAAACTCTTTTGCTTCTGATCAGCGTCCGTCAAGAGAACTCCGAATCCCTGCTAGTATATTTTGCTGATGTGATCACCCTACTCACGCGTAACAGTTCCCCATCTGCTTAATGTGCACAACGAGGGAGCGAGCAGCCTTTCAACTATTAAACAAGTAAAAACCAACAGTACAGCATTTCTGCTTTTGCCAGCTTTGATAATTTTGTGGTGCTTTCTATCTCAAAAGCCTCAAACCAAGCGCTGTCTCTGAGCGGGACCGCATATTCTGTCatcctctccgtttttgtTTTTCGAAATCGAGCAACATGAAATCTTCTGGAGGGACTACGTGCGCGAAGGCGATACAAATTAttgaagagaaaacaggtcAGTCGTCGCTGCAAGCGCGATCCGCCACCTCTGATTTACCCATCTGGTACGATttccgagaaaaaggcgcAAGACGGTCGAGCCGTGGGGTGCTTGGGTGTAGAAGCACAGAACACTTGCAGTTTCACCGAGCGATCGTGCCTGCCATAACCGGTCTGATTGTGGCCGAAGATCTTCCCCAGGCTCTAGTCATGCTTTAACTGTCGACCTTAATGCAGGAGCGACGGCTgtcgaagcggaagaagttAAATTGATATGCATGTTACCGCCGATCGAAAAGATGGACAATTCTTTGAATACCTTGACAGCATGTCGGCATCTTTCCCTTTCAACCAACTGTATCGAAAAGATGATAAACTTGCCAAACTTAAGTAGGATCCTCTCTTTTCGGCCTCCATTCTATTGTTGCCACTTGGAACAAAGCACCCTGAGCCGCCATTGTTTCCACTTGGGAGGGAACCATGTGGGCCAGGTGTTATTGATGCCAGACATAACCAGTTTACTCCTATGATCAGACGCTTTTTATTCATAACAAACCGACGCGTCCCGCAAAAACAGGTGTTCCGCCCACTAGACTATGGATGCTGTGCACAGAGAACCTGCAAATCCTTTCCCTTGCCCGCAATCAAATCAAGCGAATTAGTGGCCTGGAGGAAGTTGGTCAGACTTTACGCGAGCTCTGGCTGTCCTACAATCAGATTGAAAGACTTGACGGCCTGCAACCGTGTGTGAAACTAGAGGTTCTGTACATGTCTAACAATAGAGTGAAGGGTTGGGAAGAGGTAGAAAAGTTGGTAAGTCGCTAGTCGTGCGTCCTGGAGATAAAGCAGCTTGCAACCATGACATTCAATGATGTATTACGCTTCAGCGCGTATTATTGATACGGCGTTGCACACAAGGTTAATGCCAGGCACAAAACGGCGGCTTCTGTGTAGGAGATCATTCGAAGAACAACGAGATTTATGTACTGCGATAGAAggtttcctctttcgcgcCTTCGTGCTGGTGTTCGCATCAGGCCGCTCTCCCCACCATTGTTAATGTCCTCTTCAAGGGGAATCCTTTTTATGAGGCAGTGGTAAGGAAAGTTTTGGGTAGAATAGTGCTGCACCACTTAGCCCGACGCAGAGTTGTTGGCATTGGGCGCGACCTTACACTTTTCATCGGTAGGGCCTGTGTCGCAGCGCTGGGACTGTTACTCCTCAGGATGATGTCCGCTCGCAAATGCTCCGGCGGCTACCGAAGCTAGCAACACTTGACGGAGAGACGGTGAGCAATCATTCTTTAGCACATGCTTGCTCCGATGTCATATCAATCGAGGACGACTGTTCTGGTCTGCTCCTTGTTCATACATTGTGAACAGGTAACAGAAGACATGAGGGAAAAGGCACTGGCATTGCCTTAGACTTTCCACAGCAACCACATCTCGAGCGTTTCGGTTGCCGTCGGCTCCCCCCTTATTCCTGCTCGAGTGTCATTTATTTGAAGTTTCAACTTCAACAACACAAATCGAAACATTGGCCAGTTTGTGCTACGTTATCTGCGTTGTCATAGCTCGGAACAGTTCGTTAACTCGAGTTGTGCATTCTTATGACCGCTGCCTCTCATGGTCCtgacgtcttcttctgtttcagcGTAGCGTATTCTACCAGATGATGGTATTTCCATTATTACCCATGGCTGCTAACTCTGTCGAGCCACTGAATTTTCTGTTTAATCTTGACTTGTACCTCCATGGGGTGAGTGTTTGCTACGTTTATCGTGACAACAGGGCCCGCTGTGCGTCAACAGTTTTGCTCCCAACCAAGTTGAATCGGTTTCTCATAGTGAGCTTCACCGGAAGATGAATGCAGTTGACAGCTCAAAATGGCAAGCCTTCTTGACAAGTGTTTATGCTTGGTGCCGTTGCCTTTGTCAAGCTGCCTCTGTACGTGGTAGATGCATGTATCTGACAAAAAAAGAGCGATTCGCCATTTTGGGCACCACAACGTCCATCAGCCACACACTGAAGAGAACATCACTACATCATTCAACAGCATTGCTTTGTACATGTCTGTACAAATTGCTGAGTGAGGCCATGGAAGAAACGTTATGCGCCAAACAGGATCATTTACGGTTTTCGGTAGTTCAGAAGGAACAGAGCAGCGGAAGAGAACACGTTCTGTCAATTTCCTTGACATCGGATGGTACAATACACCAACGTAGTGCGACTCTCCAACACATGTTTCCCGTAGTGTATATACACCATGGCGTCACACCAGAGGAGCTGCGTCGTTGCTCTAGGCAGGCCAGTGAGGTAAATCAAATTGATTTAGAACCGTATCAGGTATACTTTTAACCACGTTCTACTTGAAGCGCATTCATCGCTTTATCAGAGTCGTCCAAACCATCATCTGAAGTCCCATTCTACAAGTCCAAACAGTGCACCCTCATTCAGTCATCTGTTTAAGCTATCACTGAGACTCAATGAAGAGAAGCATTTACtcgaacgcagagaggctgCAGATTTTGAGGGATACAGATAATTTCTGTGTCAAAGATGCCGCTAGGATGGCAGGTGTCACTACATTCACGATACGGCACTGGAGGCGGAACAGAACAAAGTATCTGTCAGGACCGCCAGATGAACGTCGATGCGTCGAAATAGTTCCGTTAGCTCAGTTCGAAGCAGCAGTCATTCAAATGCTTGAAGGtcagaaagggagacgaatGAGATGTTCACACCAAGAGCTGATCCGGTACGATTCTGTCGCCGCTACTACCATAAAACATGAAGGCAAAAATATGTTACACTCCAGGAAAGTAAAATCTCTGTCAAAACAGTACCGACTCCGTAAAGGGATAGATTTGCTGTCCTGGATCGATCGATTCATGCAGCGTCAACGACCATCACTGAAGAACAAGTTACTCTGTAATGGAGCTGCCGCTCGCATCCCGAAGGAACCACGGTCgacaaaaaacgtcgcgACCAGATTGTCAATTAAGCCTGTGAAGAGACGCGTTCTACAGCCACCCGAAACCTTGACGAGGATGGTGCTGAGGAGAAGGATGCCCTCTGGAAAAGAGGAGCTTGACCGGGAGCCAAGTGAACCAGATCCAACAACTGACACGCCCCGCTCAGAAAGCTTGTCTGATATTCTACTAGGTATTGCTGATGCTGTGTCGTTGCTTTCCAGTCCGCTGCCTACTCATGAGGAACTGGTCAAGCTGGAGCAGGAGTCCAATCAAGAACGACGAAACGAAAGATTCGACGAAAACTCTTTATCGCCGAACGACATTGTCCGGGATTTACACTGCACGGACGCATCAGCATCCTTCACTTCCAGCCCATGGCCGTTCGTTTCGGTCGCCCCGGATCCCTGGACTCACTCTTCGTCTACCTGTTCCTGCCTGTGCCGGTACCAGACTGGAAATTGAATTGTAAAGCGTGTACGCTAGCGGAACGACATGTCTGTCCACACGAACGAACATCATGCTTTAAAAACTGTGTACCCGAGCGTATCTCTATGTGCTTTTCCAAGTGCAATAACCACAGCCAGCTGGCCGCAACATGTAGCTTGCCTCAGATCATGGCTCCGCTTGACCTAAACGCTTTTGCGTGGGCAACTGACCCTTATGTGTCTTTTGTAACGGATGCGTCCGCGGCGACTGGGGCCAGACTTAAACACACAATTAACCGCTCTGAAATGCCTTTCGTCCGGCAGTAAGGCCACTGTCTTGTGGTCCGGATGAAAAATCGAAGCAGCAGCACACCCCTCCTCAAGGAATCATGTAGTCATTTAGTCTTCGAGCATCGAAGAAGGCCATAAAAGAGATTGTGCAGACTGGCATATGCCAACAAGTGTTGGCAGTCTCTAGTCAATTCGGAACAGATGAACGGGAAGTAGACAGCCGTCTGTGGCACTACAAGAACGGATCTGATTTTCCCCTGACAAAGATACTGTAGAACCTGCCCCCCGCTTCTCAGACGTCCCAATCAAAATTGGTCTCCCACCACAGAAATTCAAACGCggccctcttcttcatcaaCGGTCTCGATCTGATGTGCATCTTCATGTAGCCCAGATGGGGTTGAAGGATCGGCTCCGTCATCGCCTGCACACTGCCTCCCTGGGCTAGTTGAGGCTTTACGGCTGCTTGGCAGTGTTTGTTCATGCGGCAGCTGCATGGATTCCTGCGCAAGCTTGTGCGGAAtacttctttcttcgccagACTCTCCTCGGGGACTGCCTTCCCGTGAGGCACTTTCTCTGCACTGCCTAAAGCTATCGCTGCCACGAAGAAATGATGCCCTGTGTTCAGGCCCGTATTCCTTTGATGCTTGAAGCAGCAACATgcgttcgctgtctctcagGTGCCTTGCATCTTCGACAAAAGCTTCAGCGTCCAGCTCTGCTTGGAACTCTGCCACCGCGCGAAGACAGAGCGAAGTAATGGTGCTGCAGACCACGAGTGCCCCGCTCGCGACCGTGGCAACCCACCACCTTGTCTCAACAGAAAACTTGAGGAGGCACTCTCCTGTGAGTCTAGACGTTGGGTGGAGTACATCATCATCATCGAATGCGTGGTCCTGCTGAAAGGCACCTGATCCTTCCATCAGCTCTGTCCGTACACTGGCGGCTAATTTGTCGgtagagaagagagcggctGGACGAATTGAAAATAAGTGTACGAGCAGAAATACTCCAATAAAGAAAATCATGAGATTTTCCATCATCAAGAGAACCAGTGTGCCGCGAAGCGCGGCATCCATACGCTTAAAAATGCCCACCTGACCGACTACGGAAGTGAGAAGGTTGAGGAAGGCAAAGGCTAAGCAACAgctggagaaaaggggaCGATTGACAAAGGGCGAAGGTAGCAGAGCCAATGAGCCGACAAGAAAGCAGCAGTAAAATAGAGGGAAGAAGTAGAGAGTCGACGCCCTGCATTTTAGTGGAAGACGCTTGAATGGAGCACAGATGCACATTGTacaaacgagagaaacgacacaGAAGGGTACCAGCAATGGCTTGATGGATTCTCCCTGTCACGCCACACTCTCTCTTCAAAGAAGTGCGTCGGCGACTCTGCACATGTGCAGGGCGCCGAAAAGGTTCTTCACGTCAACGTCCTTCCGGAACGCTTCCTTCTACGACTACTGACAGGTAAAGCTTGGCAACTGCCTATTCTTGCACAAGTAACTGCGCTGAAGCAACTGCTTCATGGTAAGAGACAAAGCGTCCAGGATTTCCCGACATCTTTCGCCACAAAAACGATTCGCGAAGATCATGGCTCTCGAACCCCACCGCACCGCTATCACGGGTTCGATACTTTTTGCCGTCGTAAGAGTACGCGTGGCTCTTTTTACCGCGTGGCTCCGAATCGATTTTCACCGCCTGTTAGACGACCCAAATCCTCTGCCAACCCTTACAGACGCATTTCCTCTCAGCTGGACCTCAGCTGAACCTCTGCAAAGTTATTAATCTTGTGACCTTGCCGTTCTCCAACGTATGAGGGCTGACGTGCTGAGaatccgttttcttcttacGGCGGGTTGGGCAAACGGCGCGCAACACGGCTTTTTCTGCCGCATGGAAAATACGTGTGCAAACCACCCCACCAGAAAGGGTTCCTGACTTGAAAAAATGCGACAGTTGTAATGCATTTGCTGTGGAAACCCCCGTCCGCATCAGGGCCAACCGCCAGACGGACCACTTGCAACAGATTCATTCCAGGGTCAACAGACGGTCGGCAGACCGGCGTGTGCGAATTGTTGAAGAACGCGCGCTCCCTTTTGAAGCAGGACCATGACAGAACTTCCCCGGAAAATTTGCCCACCTGACTCTATAGATATGCCTGTCGATACTTTTGCTTGGTGCGTGTCTTGTTCAGGAACGTGACGCGCcacaagaagacaaaggTGTCGAGCGGTTACATGGGAGGAGAGGCCGCCAGCCAACGAGGAGTAAAATGTGCAGCACTCGGGCGCGGTGCCAGGAACTAACAACTTCTGAGAATCTTTAGAATCGTCACACTTCCAAATTCTGCGATTTTCGGTATTTTCTACCCTAGAAAGTCAGGCTGTTACCGGCCATCTGCCGGTACAAGCCAGAGGATTTCGCAGCGGCGGCGCTGCCAGCCATAGGCACTTTAAACTGAACTCCAGAGCAAGAACAGACACAAATTGCACTCCACGTTGTTTCCCACTTCAAATGCAGCGCTCCGAGACTCTGGTTGCCTTCTCCcgattttcttctcgagaaaagagacattCGCGAATGGACGAGTTGCGGGCACCCGAGCGCGGCAGGCGACGTGCCCAGTTTCACCTGGGAACAGCCGAGCTGACAGTGGGGTGTGGCAAGTTGCTAGCACCGCGTTTTGACGCGCAAGTGTGAAAGTGACACGCGAGACGGTGAAAATGCAAAGAAACATGCGGATGTAAAACACAGATTCCCTTCAGACTCTTGCGTGAAGTTGAGCTCAcctcgctgctttcttcggAAGGTAGGATCTGAACTCGTGGCTGTCTCAAAACCCCAGAGTGAATTGGAACGATTCGGTTCAGCTTATTGGAGCTGTAGCATCTTAAGCCGCACCTGAACCTCGACTGGGGCAGTTTTGCCTTTGACGTTAGCGGGGGCCTTGCAATCATAAAAAATAGAACCAGGCCGAAAGAGACTGTTGCGCTAActtcttttgctttcttctgaaCGTGAAAACCGTGAGGGGTAGGCCGTAGCTCTCAGCAACGATCGCAAGGCAGATGACCATCATGTCTAGAGCAAGCAAATTGTTGTGGTATCCATCGAATATTTGAGAAACGTATTAATTCTATAGAATCACTACCTATGTGAAATGTGGGAATTACCACACATGGTCTAACTGTGGTGTTCCTGTTCTTAATGACGGCTTCTTACGGAGGATATGGTACCTTCTCGGTACCAGTCTATATGCGTCGCTCCAAAATCGTTTTCCGACCAAATAACGCGGTCTCCTAGCAAATGCAGAAGACGTTTCTGAAGTAGGTCGAAACGTTCGAGTGGCAACTACGGAACCGGAATTCAAGGAATTTCTGTTTCGGGCACACCGATAAAAAATTAGGGCGCCTTCACTGCACGTGCATATGATTAGTAAGTGGGATCTCCCACCGCTTCGCCTTTCAAAACTGCAAATATCGATCAGACTGTACGATCTGATGacgtcgttttctgtttcgtcagCATACAAagttgtttcttttcttggcATATTTCCTCCACCCAAGAACAAAAGCCGCTTACacatctctctttcttttcaacTGCGTTTAGAGTCTTGCGCCTTTTTACCAGACTCGCGGAAAAGTGGAGCTCTCCCAACTGTGCGAGAAACAGTACCGCGTCTGGCGTTGGATGAGGGGATCCCGACGCAAACATGACTTTGTAACGCCTTCTATATTGCGTTTCTTAGTGTGTGCCTTTTACCGGTTGCCACCGAAAGCCGCAACAGCATTATTGATCGCATGCATCGAACGCGTGGTTTTCTCCCGCGAAATGTGCAGAACTTTCAAGAAACTCCTGCGAGCAAAGAATTTAgaggtctcctctctgccacTGGCACGACACGCACTGACGTCTAACAGTTGCCTGGGTTCTATCCAGTCCAGTGCTCTTGTTCGCCTTGGGCGCAGACACGTCTCAAACAGTTCAACCCTGCTTTCTCGACTACATCTGGCTATACCATGATGCGTTGTGTGTAACCGTTCTATCTCGGGGACGCTAATAGCTGCACAGGAATCAGTGGCTTGTCGATCATGTGAACCACGCCGTTATGAGCTCTGAGATCCCCCTTGGTGACGAGAGCGCCCCCCACCCACAGATGGAGAGCGCCACCAACTGTCGAGCGTCTCTGGCTGTACTCTCCACTGTTTTCCAcactctctgcttcctctctgtccgaATTTCCTCTGCATTCCGTCCCCTCGAAACGAGGAAAGTTTGTGCTCGTTGTGATGGGCAGAAACGCTGCGTACCGAGACGCCTGAACCCAGACCGGAAGAGGCTCGTCTGTCGACTGCGGCGGTGGCagcaagaagacagaacTGCGGTCAGTCTCCTCGTCACGCGTTCTCCCCAACTCTTGTGCATTTTCGTGCTCGACACCCTCGCGTGAAGCCGTTTGCCTcctttttgtcttctctccggtgCCGAGTCGCGACGCATACATGACCGGGGCAAACAGCTCTCGGTCAGTGTCTTGATAGCGCAGACTGCCGTTCCTTCGGGGGTCTCCGGCTCCGCACTGAAGGTGGAAGAACAGGCAAAGTTTGAAAAAGTGGGCGCACTTGCACagagaacgcatgcatgcagccacacCCCTCCTAGAGGAAATAGGAAAACAAAACCAAGGGCAACCCATAAATCTAATGTACGAATGTGTGGTGCTGTGACTAGCCATAGACATACCTAACCAAATGATGATCCGAGTATCTGTAGAGACGGCACCACCAAGCTGACGATTTCACATTGATCGGCGCAAGTTATCAAATCCAATACTCGTGAAGTGACACCTAGAGAGCAGGGTGACAGTTGTTTCCTACATCGAACGGAACTGAGGATAATAAACGGCTGCCGTGTGGCTTACGCAGCCTCTCCTCCACCAGACTCCAGCGAAAGAATCTTGACAGGAGAGTGCTTTCTTCTGGAACCTGAATCTAGCATGTTAGTACGTATATTTGCCCCTAGTGTGATGTACGCAGATCAAGCAGCTTGCctgcttttttcctcttcagaaAAAGTAGATCCCTCACCACCAGTTCGTTTCATCTTATTCCACCAAAAGGTTACCCTCCAGCAAAGGCTGTCTATCCTCAGATGTcaacgacggagacgaaatGCTTCGCAACTTGGTTTGCTCTGCCGGAAAGCGGACGTTGATTTTGACGGAACAGCCACGCCCAGACAACTACGATAACCGAACAGCCGCTGACTCCGTGACAAGTCACTTTTGCGCTTTTCCCCTTACCGCGAGCAACAGCGTTTTCATCCTCCACTCCCCCGGGATGAGGTGAGCAAGAACGAAGGTCCGGAGCTGCTCAGTCGTCTTGGCCACTCGGTCAGCAATAGCAGCTGCAGTGCCCCCTCTCACTGAAACCCCCCCCTCGACCTGAACGCGAGCGCCGACGCGCTggcgctgctgctcctcAAGAAAAGCGACTCTCTCagtcagcgcatgcagagaatcAGGGCTCAAGTGGTCTCTGCATGCCTTGTCGGAGGGCAAAAAGAAGGTGTGTGGACCTGGCAGCGACATCGCGTgcgctgaagaagaatgaGCAAAGGCATAGTGAGAAACCAACAGTGGACACGCAAAGCCACACGCAAAGGGAATCTGGAGTAAAAGGAAAGGGTTGTTCCCCGGGAAGTTCGCCTCTAACACACATACCCGCGTCTGGACGCCAGCATCCTGTCacgcggtgtacgtacacaccGGACAAGGAACAAGTGTGTCCGTCGGTGCGTCGAAGTTGAACCTCGCTTACAGATGCTAGACGGGAGCTTGTCACGTAGACATTCCTTCTCTTTGAAACGTATCTTCTCGTTGTTAGGATGGTtccagaagaaggacaaTAAGAAGCCATGCGAGCTCTAGAGTACAACGAGACACTCGACCGAACATTTGACTTCCACCCCAGCGGACCTCCCACCCCGCCATGTGGTGTGGTCCTGCAATTCTAGTCGCAAAACGCGTGTGGAGGGTGCGTCGATCAACCGATACTTTGAGTTCCTAACCGAAAGGCACAGTTTTCTCCTTGAAGGAGGAAACCACGCTGAAATACCAGATGCACTTTCTGCAAAAGTCCCAGAACTCCCCTCACGGTCCTGGGAAGGAGATCGCGTTCGTTCGTGGCGCAATCACAACAGAGGTTTCTTGCACTTTGCCGGAGAAGACGGTTGCgatgccttctctctccaaaGAACTTGGTTTTCGTTCTTAGTTCATACCATACACTTAGTTAAAACCAACTGAGATTCTTCGCTCACGAGACAGTGCTTCGGAAAAATTGGAAAGTGTCCTTTATCTGCGTAGAAGAGACAGAGTGTCTCATTTAGGTATGATAAAATCTCTTTACAACAAAAGAGTACGTTGAAAATAAAGCCCGAACTTACCGACTCCAGGGACGGCGTTGATCATTCTGTGGAAGAGCGACGCCGTTTTTCGGTGCGCATTGACTGCGTCGAGCATCGAGCGCCTGATTTCGCGTTCGTCAAATGCAAAGTAAACTTTGCGATTCAACACCTCCCAGTCGCGCGTCCActtgctgcatgcaacaaaaagaaagaatCAGGCCGCTGCACAACGAAGTGCTAGACATATCCCAGACAAAACGCAAAATCGTCGAGTCATCAAAGCCTGTGCTGGTTGAGCATCAACACAAAAGCAAACCAGCAGACGGGTGTAAAAAAAAAGACGTTCTTTAATCTATCACGTCAGATTGAGGCAGGGACGAGATAAATCCGGACAAACCCGAGGCATGAATGAAATTCCTTTTCACGTCGCATAACGCGCGTCAGATGGTGCTTCTGAGCACTTCAACTGAACTCCGTTATCGAGCTGCCAAGCTTTTCaaatctgtttctctgcatgcacagcgagCTCCAGGATTCACACAGCATCTCATAATCAACTGTGAAGAAGTGCATGCAACCCCCCTCCTACAGGTGCTGAAATCTCTGGTTAGGTACGCATGTGGCTAGTTGCCATACTACATGAACAGTAGATTAACGGGCTGCCCTCGGTTTAGACCGGTCACAGAAAAGCAGCCGCACACTGTCCCGCCACAAGTTCATCGCATCCTGCTGTCAGTGCTCGATTGAGAAATAGTGACATTCtcgagtgtacagacagctaCGAAACGCGAAGATGACGGAGGCCACCGTTCACAGCTAACTCCACGCCGAAGAGACATCCGCACGATCGTCGGATACTGAAATGCAACACTTGCAGCTGCCTTGAAGTGTCAGTGAttggtggtgtacagcaattGTGAAGAGCGTGATTGTCTGTATCTCGTAGCTGGAGTCGTGTTTCGTATCCTAGGTACTcctgttgcatgcagcagaaagA includes these proteins:
- a CDS encoding dynein light chain, putative (encoded by transcript TGME49_285350) — protein: MKSSGGTTCAKAIQIIEEKTGQSHALTVDLNAGATAVEAEEVKLICMLPPIEKMDNSLNTLTACRHLSLSTNCIEKMINLPNLKNLQILSLARNQIKRISGLEEVGQTLRELWLSYNQIERLDGLQPCVKLEVLYMSNNRVKGWEEVEKLAALPTIVNVLFKGNPFYEAVVRKVLGRIVLHHLARRRVVGIGRDLTLFIGRACVAALGLLLLRMMSARKCSGGYRS
- a CDS encoding hypothetical protein (encoded by transcript TGME49_285290~Signal peptide predicted by SignalP 2.0 HMM (probability 0.629) with cleavage site probability 0.373 at residue 35~Predicted trans-membrane domain (TMHMM2.0):19-42:45-68:80-103), with product MCICAPFKRLPLKCRASTLYFFPLFYCCFLVGSLALLPSPFVNRPLFSSCCLAFAFLNLLTSVVGQVGIFKRMDAALRGTLVLLMMENLMIFFIGVFLLVHLFSIRPAALFSTDKLAASVRTELMEGSGAFQQDHAFDDDDVLHPTSRLTGECLLKFSVETRWWVATVASGALVVCSTITSLCLRAVAEFQAELDAEAFVEDARHLRDSERMLLLQASKEYGPEHRASFLRGSDSFRQCRESASREGSPRGESGEERSIPHKLAQESMQLPHEQTLPSSRKASTSPGRQCAGDDGADPSTPSGLHEDAHQIETVDEEEGRV
- a CDS encoding hypothetical protein (encoded by transcript TGME49_285300) — translated: MKRSIYSNAERLQILRDTDNFCVKDAARMAGVTTFTIRHWRRNRTKYLSGPPDERRCVEIVPLAQFEAAVIQMLEGQKGRRMRCSHQELIRKVKSLSKQYRLRKGIDLLSWIDRFMQRQRPSLKNKLLCNGAAARIPKEPRSTKNVATRLSIKPVKRRVLQPPETLTRMVLRRRMPSGKEELDREPSEPDPTTDTPRSESLSDILLGIADAVSLLSSPLPTHEELVKLEQESNQERRNERFDENSLSPNDIVRDLHCTDASASFTSSPWPFVSVAPDPWTHSSSTCSCLCRYQTGN